In Methanobacterium paludis, the following proteins share a genomic window:
- a CDS encoding ornithine cyclodeaminase, giving the protein MYAREIKLSGHIIDSLMLPKTLDLIMDKGGDFKILDFEVGKHKKDVSHATIRVAADTESLLGEILDELSEIGALVVEIKEVQLLRSEKDKTLPPDFYSTTHHPTYIRFKDEWIPVEGIEMDCMIVVDPENKKAVCKPIGKIQKGELIVVGREGIKVVPPERPRGKKGVFEFMSSTASSEKPMKSTVKKIASEIKAIKHNNGKIAVVAGPAVVHTGSAPVLAKMIKEGIIDILFAGNALATHDIESALYGTSLGICVKSGEATVRGHKHHIYAINEINKAGSIKDAVEKGVLKKGIMYECIKNNVPYVLAGSIRDDGPLPDVITDTMDAQDEMRKYVQDVDMVIMISTMLHSIAVGNMIPSHVKSICVDINPATVTKLADRGSAQVVGVVTDVGAFLPMLYDELAG; this is encoded by the coding sequence ATGTACGCAAGAGAAATTAAACTTTCAGGCCATATAATAGATTCTTTAATGCTTCCAAAAACTCTGGATCTTATAATGGATAAAGGAGGAGACTTTAAAATACTTGATTTTGAAGTTGGTAAACACAAAAAGGATGTAAGTCACGCAACCATACGTGTTGCAGCAGATACTGAATCTCTTCTTGGAGAAATACTTGATGAGCTCAGTGAGATTGGAGCACTTGTTGTTGAGATAAAAGAAGTTCAACTCCTTAGATCCGAGAAAGACAAAACTCTTCCACCTGATTTTTATTCAACCACACACCATCCAACTTACATAAGGTTCAAAGATGAATGGATACCTGTTGAGGGGATAGAAATGGACTGCATGATAGTTGTTGACCCGGAAAATAAAAAAGCAGTCTGCAAGCCAATCGGCAAGATTCAAAAAGGTGAACTCATCGTCGTTGGAAGGGAAGGAATAAAAGTTGTACCTCCGGAACGTCCTAGAGGCAAAAAAGGTGTTTTTGAGTTCATGTCAAGTACTGCATCCTCTGAAAAACCGATGAAATCCACTGTCAAAAAGATAGCCTCTGAAATAAAAGCCATAAAACACAACAACGGTAAAATTGCAGTAGTTGCAGGACCTGCAGTGGTTCATACAGGTTCAGCACCAGTACTGGCCAAGATGATCAAGGAAGGAATCATCGATATTCTATTTGCAGGCAACGCACTTGCAACCCATGACATAGAAAGTGCATTGTACGGCACATCCCTGGGAATATGTGTGAAAAGTGGTGAAGCCACTGTAAGGGGACACAAACACCACATATATGCAATAAATGAGATAAACAAGGCAGGATCCATAAAAGATGCCGTTGAAAAGGGCGTACTCAAAAAGGGAATAATGTACGAGTGCATAAAAAATAACGTGCCATATGTGCTTGCAGGATCAATAAGAGATGATGGTCCACTTCCTGATGTCATAACCGATACCATGGATGCTCAAGATGAGATGAGAAAGTATGTCCAGGACGTTGACATGGTCATAATGATCTCAACCATGCTCCACTCAATAGCAGTTGGAAACATGATCCCCTCACATGTAAAAAGCATATGTGTGGATATAAACCCTGCAACCGTCACAAAACTCGCAGACAGGGGCAGTGCCCAGGTAGTTGGGGTTGTAACAGATGTCGGAGCATTCTTGCCAATGCTGTATGACGAACTGGCAGGTTAA
- a CDS encoding class I SAM-dependent methyltransferase → MKQNLKGISETLLIPLWARAVEAKYPDPIIKDVKAAEIMEEIEYDFARFDKEWPTQISVVVRTEILDNATKAFINNHPDAVIINIGCGLDTRFFRLDNGQIQWYDLDLPEPIKIRRKFFDETDRYKMIAKSVFDYSWIDDIIDDVKDRKSILIIAEGILMYFTEKEVKNLINKLATSFHGAEMLIETTSPALVKQSQKQDLIKNQYQIDAKLSWGIKRGGKWIEKLNNRIKFIAEWHYFDYHRDRWKTIRWMALIPPFKNRFGNRIVHFSFIPL, encoded by the coding sequence ATGAAACAAAATTTAAAAGGGATTTCTGAAACATTACTTATTCCTTTGTGGGCAAGGGCTGTTGAAGCAAAGTATCCTGATCCTATAATTAAAGATGTTAAAGCTGCGGAAATCATGGAAGAAATTGAATACGATTTCGCAAGATTTGATAAAGAATGGCCAACGCAGATTAGTGTTGTTGTTAGAACCGAAATTTTAGATAATGCAACAAAAGCCTTCATTAACAATCATCCCGATGCGGTTATCATTAATATTGGCTGCGGCCTTGACACCCGTTTTTTTAGATTAGATAACGGCCAGATTCAATGGTATGATCTCGATTTACCCGAGCCCATCAAGATTAGGCGAAAGTTTTTTGATGAAACCGACAGATACAAAATGATAGCTAAATCTGTCTTTGATTATTCATGGATTGATGATATAATTGATGATGTAAAGGATAGAAAATCTATTTTAATTATTGCAGAAGGGATATTGATGTATTTTACAGAAAAAGAGGTAAAAAACCTGATAAATAAATTGGCAACCTCATTTCATGGTGCTGAAATGCTCATTGAAACCACATCACCCGCACTGGTGAAACAGAGCCAGAAACAGGACTTAATTAAGAATCAATATCAAATAGATGCAAAGCTCAGTTGGGGGATTAAAAGAGGAGGAAAATGGATAGAAAAACTGAATAACAGAATTAAATTTATTGCAGAGTGGCATTACTTTGATTATCACCGAGACAGATGGAAAACAATACGTTGGATGGCTTTAATTCCACCATTTAAAAACAGATTCGGTAACCGGATTGTTCATTTTAGTTTTATTCCATTATAA